From the Hevea brasiliensis isolate MT/VB/25A 57/8 chromosome 13, ASM3005281v1, whole genome shotgun sequence genome, the window agatgttatatatgttTATATCATTTATCAAATGAATGATATGTTTATATGTTTATATCATTTAGCAAATGAtatgttaattaaaaattaaaaatttactatCATGAACATATATTTTTAATCGAAcatggtctttttttttttttttattgcaatCATACCATTAAGAAATTATATTATTACATTCTtatgaaataatatttaaatgaaaataattaataattatttaagaaataaaaatttaatttgattttgataagtaaataattattaaaaatttaatgcaTATTTAACTTACATTTCAcataattaattaagaaattaatcattaacaaaactttataaaatataaaaataaatattaaattatatcattaaaataaaataataaattatctgCGAAACACAAATAAAACgactaattaaatatttatttcacaatataaaaactaaaatgacaatcataaatatatgttaaatgaatataataaCTTTAAacatattttccatttaaaacaattatatctctaaagttttattttgttaataaaatggtCCATGCAAATTTGTATATGCAAATATTTCATTTTTCTcattatattttctttcatttataTAATGACTTTTTGTATTCTTTTCTTAAAAACTCCAATTAGCACAATAcagtctaaattttatttttttaatgataataaaaatttatatgatttgcattctcaaagtaaaaaaagtctaatgtgattggattttttttataaaattatataaataaaaaattattaaatcatACAATTTATTAATTTTGTCATTATAATATTTTCTTGTAATtaagataatattataaataatgaaaaaaacatgataaaaattattttaaccttgtaatttgaaattttttttaatcaaattcatacttattaagttgatatataaattattagtatATAGGAGAAATAAGTTTATGATATATATGAATATTTTTAGCATATTAAAAAATTAGTACACGACACAAAATAACTATGTTaatcaaaatatatatttattgtatttaacataatatttgtatatattttaatttaaataataaacatataattacttaaattaaagtataaataaaatgaaaagaattttattattttgaataatatatataacatatttaaatatattaatatattatatttttgccATAGATATCAATAATTACATTTATTaacataatcataatttattatataaatgaaataaaGAGAGAATAGATgaagggaagaaaaagaaaatagagggAAGAGGGATaggagagagaaaaggaagagaGGAGGAAAAATTAAGATtatgataaatttaaatatagatatattttattaataaaataaaattaaaaaatataattattttatgttaaaattttatttttcagagaataatttatatataaaaaatagaaaatactttctaaaaaaatttttcttttatatatatatatatatatatatatcttcatAAGATTATcaagatttaaaaaaataaaaataattaaaaaaaataaaaattatttttttaaaattaacttattttctgttaattaattttttaaaatattttaaatattaaaaaatattattcagaaaaaaattttctcctaaaataagcttaaaaataaattaaaaaaaattggaaaATCAGGTTGCCAACAATACTGAAAACAATATTTTTCTCTAaaactttttttctttttggatCTTAATGTCAAACTGAGTAATGAGCTTTAAAACAGTATACATAGAGAGTCGGCAAGAAAAAGAAACCCCAACCGGAATGCCAAGCTTTGAATAGGAGAAACCTAAAGCTTTGAATGCCGATATTAAGAGTTTGTTGAACAGACAAGCAGGAGCAGTAATTATAAATGGACACCCCTGACCGATATTACATTTACAACCTCTGGCTTGGCATCCTTTAAATCGAGTAGGACCCTCTCCCTCGTCTTGTATTTCTGTATCTGCATGCAAAGCAGTCATCCACAGTCGGTGGTGGTCACTGGTGATGGAGGTGCTCCCTCTTTTATTATGGTGCCAGTTCCTTGGTACTTGCAATCAGGGGCGTCTACGCTACGCTGTTTCAACTAAATTAGAAAAcagtttatataattaaaaaataattaaaattaaaatttaaataataatttaaatacctTCCTACTTATAATTAACATGATGTCTATGTCTTCTTAACCTCGTATGTGAACCAACacatcaaataaaattaaatctcTCCTTTAGATAATCAAATAACTAATCAGCTTTTTCATTGTATTAATTAGGAGTTTATTGATAACAAAACGTAATGCCGTTGGATCCGAGGGATACAGTGTCTTCAAGGACAAAATTAGGTTCAGAAGTAATTACAACTCCATTCTGTTTTTGTGCAAGAATAGATATTTGCATCTGGTCCAAACCCACACTCGGGCATGGACCTCAAGCTCTAGCAAGCTTGTTATGTGACACCTAACCCAACTCCAAGACAATAATTGCAGGATTGATCTACTGGGAATGCCAACTGTACCTACATTTTATCAGAAAAATATTATACTCCCCCGCTGTCTTTGATGGATGGAAATTTTATGGGTAAATTATAACTTTGACGTATATAATAATAAAgtatatgaattttaatttataatataaaattttataatttttaatttaagtaatatatTCTCTTCTTATTCTGttttttagattatatatatatatatatatatatatatatatatatatatatatatatagcattattaaattaaaaaattatgtttTCATATATTAGTAGTTCTAGATAAATAAGTTGTGAGTTATGAAATTTTTATGAGTGCTGCTAAATAGCTCAATTTGAGCTGGCTCAAATGGTATTAATGTATGTAGTTTTACTATTATACCCTTAAAAGAAAGAGAGGAAACAATTTAAAAATGGCTTCAAAGCTTGGAGCTGGTAAGATAGCTCATTTCATGGCTCATGCAAAGGAAAGCGTGCATGCAACAAGCTATTATTGCTTGCAGCCATGCACACCATTCAAGAACTGATGATTCGATGAGTGTGTCTACTGCATTAATGCATGCACATATGAGCTAACACATGCAGCAGTGATGAGCATTCCTTGTTTTTGCCTtccttaaaatattttcattctttgtttttgccttccttaaaatattttcattctttgttttttcttttaaagttgaTTCATTCTCTcagttttttcaatttttttatggcGGGGTTAAGTCAGGGAAGGTCATATCGTAGGCAAttgtttgatgagatatttgattttagtgaagatgatagTTTGTTCATCAAGATGTGGAGGAAGATGAATCAGCTATTGATCAAGATATGAACGAAGGAGGCATTAGAGCAGTAGCAAACACTAATGCTATTGAAGAAGGTCCTCTAACAGGGATGTTATTTCCTTGTATCAGCACTATGTTCAACTTCTATAAAGAACATGCTAGATTGAAAGGTTTTAGTGTTTTCAAAAGATCAGCAGTTAATGTACGGGGTGGATCTCGCAAATATCAAACAATTAGTTGCGATAAAGGAAGGAAAGCAATTGGTGCGAAATCATCAAAAAGGATAAATTGTCCTGCAAAGATTAATGCAATCCTAAGAGAAAATGGAATGTGGCAGATTTCAAAAGTTATTTCAAGTCACAATCACGAATTGGAACCTTCTATGTCTAGATTGATGGTTGCTCACAGTCACTGAATATGGATATGAAGAGGAGATTGGAGGCAAACGAAATAGCCGCATAAGACCCAAAAAGCATTAGGTTGCTTGAAGTTCAAGCGGTGGACCGTAAAATTTAAGTCGTTTGACAAAGGATAGTCGAAACTTCATTGAGCGAAAGAGGAGGCTACGACTTGGTGATGGTGATGCTGAGGCTATACGTAAGTTGTTTGTGAGAATGCAACGAAACGATCCTGAGTTTTTCTATTCATTTGATCTTGATGATGATTCCAGGCTTTCAAATGTTCTATGGGTTCATCCTCGTAGTCGAGCTGCTTACGAGGAATTCAATGATGTTGTTATTTTTGACACTACTTACCTTGTTAATCGATACAAGTTGCCATTTGCCACCATTGTTGGAGTAAATCATCATGGGCAATCTATTTTATTAGGATGCGCCTTGATCTCACATGAAGATGTAAACACTTTTAAGTGGTTGTTCATGACGTGGCTTGAAGCAATGGAAGATGTTCATCCTAATTCTATTCTTACAGATCAATGCGAGAGCATGAGGAAAGCCATTAGGGAGGTAATGCCTAATACTAGACACAGATTTTGCTTGTGGCATATATTATGCAAGGTACCTGAGAAGTTTAAGGGTGTTACTGATTATGATAGTGCATGCCTTGAGTTTAAAGCTGTAATATATGATAGCTTAACCATCGAGATGTTTGAGAGAAATTGGAATGAGTTTGTGGTGAAGCATGGGTTGGAAAGAAATGAATGGCTTTCCAAACTATATGTTGATAGGGAGTATTGGGTTCCAATTTATCTCAATCACACATTAAGGTCTGGAATGGTTTCGACTCAAAGGAGTGAGAGCATGCATGCCTATTTTGATGGGTATGTTAACTCAATGAGCACACTAAAGCAATTTGTGGAGCAGTATGAGATTGCTATGTGTGACAAGAATGAAAAGGAGTTCTATGCTGATTTCAAATCAAAAAACACAGTTGTAAATTGCATATCTGTTTTTAAATGGGAACAACAGTTTCAAAAGGCATTTACTAATTCAATATTCAAGCTCGTTCAAGAGGAGATTAAACGAATGTGGTATTGCCATGTCATTCAGCCAACTGAAGAGGGAAGGCGTGAAGCAGATAATGAGCCAGGAATTGAGAGACATAAAATTATGGAGAAATCCATAATCAACAACTGGTTTCGTAGGGAGTTTGTTTATGATGTAGAGTACAGGGAAAATGGCCAATATTTCAGCTGCAATTGTAAGAAATTCGAATCAAAAGGAATATTGTGCTGCCATATCATGAGGTTGATGTCACTCAAAGACATAAAGTTCATCAACGAACGATATTTGCTTAGGCGATGGAGAAAAGATGTTAACCGTGTCCATAGTAAAAAGTTTTTTCACGAGGGTACCCACATATGACAGAGGAGTTTGAGAAATACAGGTAGATGGATAGGTTATTTCAAGAAGCATCCGATTTGGCTTACGATGACAATAAGATCAAATTTGTGAAACAACGGTTGGCTGAATTGAAGCGGGATTTATTGAGCTGGAATGATGGAATGATTGCTCCTACCAGTAATGCACAGGTTACTATTGACACTAACAATGTTGATGAAAACGAAGAAAATGAAAGAGTTATTCTTAATCCACATGTGACTCGTAGTCGTGGACGGCCACGAATAAACAGGCACAGATCAGTAAGGGAGATCACTCAACGAGCAAATTCTGGTAGGAATAGAAACAGTGGAAGGGGCAGGCGTAGAGGTCGACCAAGAAACAATATTAACTCGAATATTGCTGAgcaggtatatatatatttttttaaatcagtactaatgttatttatttcatttttttttagatatttcaTGTAACTTGTGTCCTTTTACATGTAAAGGTTGGGCCGCATAATAGCCAAACACCAGGCAGCCAAACACAAGGAAATGTTGCTGATGCTGTAATTAATCCGATTGTCAGTGGAACTATACCAAGCCATCATAGTATTAGGCATTAAGGAACCCATTATACTACTAAGCATTACAATGGAACTGGTTAAGAAATTAGAATAATATCATCAATGTAAtagcaatttttttaaattttattacaacttatcTTATGAAATAGTCAGAGTTGCGTTTATAACTTATCAAAATTAGTTAGCTAATTTTAGTCTGCTTCTGCTTCTTATGTAAGCAAGACGTagcatattatataatttattataactcGTGTAAGATCATTTTTCTTGTTAAGTTGAGATTACATTTCTGGATTATAATCATAGCCATGGTCGGACAGTGCTAAATGGCACAAATGTTGTGGCACAAATAGCACAAATGCTTATAAAATGACATAACTatccttattaaaattttgaatggaaGAGATGTCAAGAGATAGAGTATAATTTGAATTTTCATTATCTCTCTTCTATTTAACAACTACTTGAGTAAATAGGATGAAAGTTCCCATGCTTTCCTTGAGCTACCCACCATAATTAATATTATGTGAGTtccaattaatattttaataattaagtatttattatttatgataacacataataataattaaatattatttctcattaatttaaaataaaatatttatattatatataagatTTTGAAAAAAGTTTA encodes:
- the LOC131172223 gene encoding protein FAR-RED IMPAIRED RESPONSE 1-like, which gives rise to MASKLGADVEEDESAIDQDMNEGGIRAVANTNAIEEGPLTGMLFPCISTMFNFYKEHARLKGFSVFKRSAVNVRGGSRKYQTISCDKGRKAIGAKSSKRINCPAKINAILRENGMWQISKVISSHNHELEPSMSRLMDSRNFIERKRRLRLGDGDAEAIRKLFVRMQRNDPEFFYSFDLDDDSRLSNVLWVHPRSRAAYEEFNDVVIFDTTYLVNRYKLPFATIVGVNHHGQSILLGCALISHEDVNTFKWLFMTWLEAMEDVHPNSILTDQCESMRKAIREVMPNTRHRFCLWHILCKVPEKFKGVTDYDSACLEFKAVIYDSLTIEMFERNWNEFVVKHGLERNEWLSKLYVDREYWVPIYLNHTLRSGMVSTQRSESMHAYFDGYVNSMSTLKQFVEQYEIAMCDKNEKEFYADFKSKNTVVNCISVFKWEQQFQKAFTNSIFKLVQEEIKRMWYCHVIQPTEEGRREADNEPGIERHKIMEKSIINNWFRREFVYDVEYRENGQYFSCNCKKFESKGILCCHIMRLMSLKDIKFINERYLLRRWRKDVNRVHSKKFFHEGTHI